Below is a window of Alphaproteobacteria bacterium DNA.
CGCCCGGGAATTCCCCCTGGCGGTCGATATCGGCTGTCACGACGGCGGTCTGCGGAACGCGGTTCTGGCCAGCGGGCGGATCGGCGCGCTGCTGCAGTCCGACCTGTCGGAACCCATGGCGCGACGGGCGGATGGCCCCGTTGTCGTCGCCGACGAGGAAGCCCTGCCCTTCGCGGAGGGAAGATTCGACCTGGCGATCAGCAACCTGTCGCTGCACTGGGTAAACGACCTGCCGGGAACCCTGCTGCAGATCCGGCGTATCCTGAAACCGGACGGCCTGTTCCTTGCCGCGACCCTGGGCGGCGATACGCTGGCTGAACTGCGAGAATGCCTGATGGCGGCGGAAATCGACCTGCGCGACGGCGCGAGCCCGCGGGTGTCGCCTTTCCTGGAAATCCGCGACGCGGGCGCGCTGATGCAGCGGGCGGGATTCGCCCTGCCGGTCATCGACAGCGACCGGATTACGGTAACCTATGACAATGCCCTGAAGCTGCTGGCCGACCTGCGCGGCATGGGTGAAACGGACGCTGCGATGGCGCGGACGCGCGGCTTTACCCGCAAGGACCTGTTCCTGCGCATGGCGGAAATCTATCACGACCGGCATGCGGGGCCGGATGGCCGTATCGCGGCAACCTTCGAGGTGATCTGGCTGCATGGCTGGGCGCCGCATGAGACCCAGCAGCAGCCGCTGCGCCCCGGCAGCGCGGAGGTACGGCTCGCCGATGCGCTGGACGTTCCGGAATCGACCGTGCCCGACAAGGCCAGACCCAACTGAAGCAAATCGTGAGCTTGCTTTTGCGCCGAATATCGAACAACCGATGCCCGGAATATCCGCTTCATCCGGTTGGCGCGACGGGGCGCCCGAAGATGCCGAGCCCTTTGTAATACGGGCTGTCCTCCGGAAAGGACCATTCGCTATGCGGACGGTACTTGCCGTCCAGCATCCGCGTCGGCGATTCGCTGCACCAGCGCAGCGCGTCGTGGCCGGCGAATGTTTCCCATCCCGTTGCATCGCCGTGAACGATACCCAGATGCGGGTTTTCGCTGCGAAAGGCATTTACCGTGACCTTGCGCAGCAGCCGGTACAGCTTGTTGACGAAGAACCTGTCTTCGGCATCGTCGCGCCAATAGGTTGCCATGAAAGCTCCCGCTTCCAGAGTCGGCGGGTCCCAGGCCCAGTTGGCGCCGCGCGGCAGGGTCCAGTCCCACCAGGAACGCGCCCAAAAGAAATTGTGGCGCGGGAATTTATCCGTATCGTACCGTGACAATTCCGGGTGCCATCCGGGGTATGGCAGGACGCCGTGTACAACGATCTCGCTTGACTGATCGATTGACTCGATCCACGGAAAATTGTCGAAATCCCATCTGCTGCCGTCGATGAATTTCATCGCCGGAAATTCTTCCAGCAAAACACGGGTCAGCGCAGCCTCATCGACTTCGGTCATGATGAGCGGTCTGGACCGCTTGGTGGATTTTCGCCCTGTCACTAGTTTCTGGCCTCATCTTCGAGTCAGATTCACATTAGCAGATATCCTATCGTTTGCGCGACCTGGGATTGTGTCCGATTCCGCGTTGGCGTCGTTGCATCTTGATGCGTCGGCGTCGCAACCGTTCTACCTGCCAGCGTTTCCGTATAAGCAAGACAGTGGCGCCGGAAGCGCGGCGAATCGCTTCCGCCGCTTCCAGTTCATCGGCGGTGACTTTACCGTTTTTGTCGATATCAACCGTTTGAATATGCACAATCTTACCGGTTTTCTTGTGTCTAAATGTCAAATCGGCAAAACGCGAACCAGGCCGGCTGTCCCCCGGTTTTCCGGTGATCGGATGTTTAAAGGCAATTCCCGGTCCCGGAATCTGCCTCTCCTTCTTGTCTTCGCCTGAGCCCTGTTCTCGCCCTCCGTCTTTATGTTCGTAGAGGGGGTTATTTCCAAGAAACCAGTCCCTTACGATATCGATTTCGTCCTTAGTCAAGTCGTTGCCACGGTTTTCATAAAAAGGGATTTCTTTCGTAATCTCATCGAGGCTCGGCCCAAGTATGACCTGCGGCGTCTTGATTTCTGGAATCGGCCCCTTGGTGCCGGTAAAACCTCGCGGCGGCTGCGTCTGTGGCGGGGTCCTTGTCGCGGTCTCGAGGTCTTTGGGCCTTTGGTTTTCCGGCGTTCGGTTTGGCGTCAAAGGCGGCGGCGGAACCAGTGCCGGCGGTCTGTTGTGGAAA
It encodes the following:
- a CDS encoding methyltransferase domain-containing protein, whose translation is MSDSMHVFDRRAVRAHRNRAAPGFAAYDFLFRESADRLADRLLDIAREFPLAVDIGCHDGGLRNAVLASGRIGALLQSDLSEPMARRADGPVVVADEEALPFAEGRFDLAISNLSLHWVNDLPGTLLQIRRILKPDGLFLAATLGGDTLAELRECLMAAEIDLRDGASPRVSPFLEIRDAGALMQRAGFALPVIDSDRITVTYDNALKLLADLRGMGETDAAMARTRGFTRKDLFLRMAEIYHDRHAGPDGRIAATFEVIWLHGWAPHETQQQPLRPGSAEVRLADALDVPESTVPDKARPN